One genomic region from Mercenaria mercenaria strain notata unplaced genomic scaffold, MADL_Memer_1 contig_5082, whole genome shotgun sequence encodes:
- the LOC128554499 gene encoding uncharacterized protein LOC128554499, which yields MDIYFTLQKEEGANTYLKTVATLEKYFITKVNTPYERYKFRATKQEHSETVEQYVSRLRQKAIHCEFENTDEQIRDQVIEKCKSTKLRKKLLEKGQDLKLDELCRIACTMELADLQSKRMDEGTAAQDSGTVNKLENGEKPKRVETRNIRQPRNVNSKQQEMCFRCGLSGHKARDRNCPARNKKCDRCGLIGHYKKCCKTQMGKNAGKQSGRGRSGYVNKVT from the coding sequence ATGGACATTTATTTCACTTTACAAAAAGAAGAAGGCGCTAATACATACTTAAAAACGGTGGCAACATTGGAAAAGTACTTTATTACAAAAGTCAACACACCATACGAAAGATATAAATTCAGAGCCACTAAACAAGAACATTCGGAAACAGTAGAACAATACGTGTCTAGATTAAGACAAAAAGCTATCCATTGTGAATTCGAAAATACTGATGAACAAATTAGAGACCAGGTAATTGAAAAGTGCAAATCAACAAAATTAAGGAAGAAACTTTTAGAAAAAGGTCAAGATCTGAAATTGGACGAACTTTGTAGGATTGCTTGTACCATGGAATTAGCGGATCTACAGTCAAAACGAATGGACGAAGGAACAGCAGCGCAAGATTCAGGAACGGTCAATAAATTAGAAAACGGTGAGAAACCTAAACGTGTTGAAACCAGAAATATTAGACAACCCAGGAATGTGAATTCGAAACAGCAAGAAATGTGTTTCCGTTGTGGTTTATCCGGACATAAAGCTCGAGATAGAAATTGTCCTGCGAGAAACAAAAAATGTGATCGATGTGGACTTATAGGTCACTATAAAAAATGCTGCAAAACGCAAATGGGGAAAAATGCAGGCAAACAGAGCGGCCGAGGTCGGTCTGGATATGTGAATAAAGTAACTTAG